The following coding sequences are from one Venturia canescens isolate UGA chromosome 5, ASM1945775v1, whole genome shotgun sequence window:
- the LOC122411512 gene encoding uncharacterized protein isoform X2, translating into MFHKIVLIYLVFVIVQKTTIAEWVEVPQFSDNNRVYRIPFTKYDRGHKHSLDNRDGPKINGYGNASGADEHFREKFKQPHGVLATTVSALNVIETSEIFTTPKSLFAADSTRVIITNARVKGDQSGGVETEEEPSVTVPTTYSNDKIILEGDQPFEASFDKTEENISEPEVDDTEKKHSFMTFIPIELFRKVHAILQSQSTSVEGKIHFLQNFEKTLLSEIENRLVPVFNPVRKKRESRGDHGWDDHEKGVAFPSLEGALMTIAFLTFAVYLVQLVMLLFRNLGNNGTNTGTATVLFNRNRRSTDQLTEDTARILEYLEEFAKKKNSQ; encoded by the exons ATGTTTCATAAAATTGTATTAATATATTTGGTTTTTGTAATCGTGCAGAAAACAACGATCGCCGAGTGGGTCGAAGTTCCTCAGTTTTCGGACAACAACAGAGTCTACCGAATCCCATTCACCAAGTACGATCGTGGACACAAACACTCTTTGGACAATCGCGATGGACCTAAAATCAACGGATATGGAAACGCGAGCGGTGCGGATGAGCATTTTCGAGAAAAGTTCAAACAGCCGCATGGAGTTTTAGCGACGACTGTGTCCGCTTTGAACGTCATTGAAACTTCGGAAATATTTACGACGCCAAAAAGTCTTTTTGCGGCGGACAGCACTCGGGTTATAATAACGAATGCTCGTGTCAAAGGGGACCAATCCGGAGGTGTCGAAACTGAAGAGGAACCGAGTGTTACGGTTCCAACGACTTATTCCAACGACAAAATCATCCTCGAAGGTGACCAACCCTTCGAAGCCTCTTTCGACAAAACCGAGGAAAATATCTCCGAACCGGAAGTTGACGATACTGAGAAAAAGCACAGTTTCATGACCTTCATACCCATTGAATTGTTCCGAAAAGTTCACGCCATTCTTCAATCTCAATCCACTAGCGTCGAggggaaaattcattttctacaaaattttgaaaaaactcttCTCAGTGAAATCG aaaaccGACTCGTACCGGTTTTTAATCCTGTAAGAAAAAAGCGCGAATCTCGAGGCGATCACGGATGGGACGATCACGAGAAGGGCGTTGCCTTCCCCTCACTCGAGGGTGCCTTAATGACGATTGCTTTCTTAACCTTTGCTGTCTATCTCGTCCAATTAGTTATG TTGCTGTTCCGTAATTTGGGCAACAATGGGACGAATACGGGAACGGCGACGGTTTTGTTCAACAGAAACAGAAGATCGACTGACCAATTGACGGAGGATACCGCGAGAATACTCGAATATCTTGAGGaatttgctaaaaaaaaaaattcacaataa
- the PKD gene encoding serine/threonine-protein kinase D3 isoform X1, with the protein MEGPEVTFLFQFGLLRDTVSVEASALTLKTLKEYACDFINTKCPDHGLTQLFERLLLFKHDYSSTNILQLITNATEVVDETLVEIVLTAQVPSEEVVIRPHALTVHSYKVPTFCDFCGEMLFGLVRQGLKCEGCGMNYHKRCVIKIPNNCLQDANQRRRSSTLLNVPRSPSQGSTSSLISASDDNQSVSTTNTTSQNNSTLLIPAIVTPKQSRSPSLGGRPVWVERELATRIKIPHTFVVHTYTRPTVCGLCKKLLRGLFKQGLQCKDCQYNAHKKCVEKIPKDCTGENPKDAGGAEYPDSDVGSEHEGRFDGRNEDGDGDSDAESPPRPSQLSYACEENKINGETDLVPIRDDASSDDSRKSRPSSCSSSPSNNIPLMRIVQSVKHTKRRGSKVLKEGWMVHFTNRDRTKRRHYWRLDSKSITLFQSDSGSKYYREIPLAEILGIETARSPLTPESTHCFELRTANVDYYVGEEGGAGVGGQIPAPESGVGAHLARTWETSIRQALMPVTNALANQEQSTEPEENVTDMSQLYQIFPDEVLGSGQFGIVYGGAHRKTGRAVAIKVIDKLRFPTKQEAQLKNEVAILQNLSHSGVVNLERMFETPERIFVVMEKLKGDMLEMILNSERGRLSERITKFLITQILVALKHLHSKNIVHCDLKPENVLLSSNSDFTQVKLCDFGFARIIGEKSFRRSVVGTPAYLAPEVLRNKGYNRSLDMWSVGVIVYVSLSGTFPFNEDEDINEQIQNAGFMYPPNPWKEISSDAIDLINNLLQVKQRKRYTVDKSLQHVWLQDYQTWCDLRQLEVQVGTRYLTHESDDPRWMAYAGQRT; encoded by the exons atggaGGGACCAGAAGTAacgtttctctttcaatttggTCTCCTTCGAGACACAGTTAGCGTGGAGGCTAGTGCCTTAACGTTAAAAACCCTCAAGGAATATGCCTGTGATTTCATAAACACCAAATGTCCGGACCACGGCTTGACTCAGCTGTTTGAAAGACTGCTGTTGTTCAAACATGATTACAGTTCAACTAATATACTTCAGCTTATAACAAATGCCACGGAAGTCGTTGACGAGACGCTGGTTGAAATTGTTTTGACCG CCCAAGTGCCAAGCGAAGAAGTAGTAATACGTCCCCACGCTCTGACGGTGCATTCCTATAAGGTGCCAACATTTTGTGACTTTTGCGGTGAGATGCTTTTCGGGCTTGTGCGACAAGGTCTTAAGTGTGAAGGATGCGGAATGAACTATCACAAAAGATGCGTTATTAAGATACCGAACAACTGTTTGCAAGATGCAAACCAAAGAAGACGGAGCTCAACGCTATTGAACGTGCCACGTTCACCGAGTCAGGGTTCCACAAGCAGTTTGATAAGCGCTAGCGACGACAATCAGAGTGTGAGCACAACGAATACTACGAGCCAGAACAACAGCACATTG CTCATTCCGGCGATCGTAACACCGAAACAGTCCCGATCTCCGTCACTGGGTGGCCGGCCAGTTTGGGTCGAGCGCGAGCTTGCAACGCGGATTAAGATTCCTCACACATTTGTTGTTCATACTTACACGAGACCAACGGTTTGTGGACTGTGCAAAAAGCTCCTACGTGGTCTGTTCAAACAGGGATTGCAGTGCAAAGATTGTCAGTATAACGCACACAAAAAATGCGTTGAAAAGATACCGAAGGATTGCACGGGAGAGAATCCCAAGGACGCGGGCG GAGCCGAGTACCCTGACAGCGATGTGGGAAGCGAGCACGAAGGGAGATTCGACGGTAGAAATGAGGACGGCGATGGCGACAGTGACGCAGAATCCCCACCGCGACCTTCCCAACTTTCCTACGCgtgtgaagaaaataaaattaacggGGAAACG GATTTAGTGCCAATCCGGGACGACGCATCGTCCGACGATTCTCGCAAATCCCGCCCATCCAG TTGCAGCTCGAGTCCAAGCAACAACATTCCACTTATGCGAATCGTTCAGAGTGTCAAGCACACAAAAAGACGCGGCTCAAAAGTTCTCAAGGAAGGATGGATGGTCCATTTCACTAATCGCGATCGCACG aaGCGGAGACATTACTGGCGTTTGGATTCGAAATCGATAACGCTCTTCCAAAGTGATAGCGGATCAAAGTATTACAGAGAAATACCTCTCGCTGAAATATTGGGTATCGAAACCGCGAGGTCACCGCTCACTC CGGAGTCAACGCACTGTTTTGAGCTACGAACTGCAAATGTTGATTACTACGTTGGGGAAGAAGGTGGGGCTGGAGTCGGTGGCCAAATTCCTGCCCCTGAGAGCGGAGTTGGCGCTCATTTGGCGAGAACGTGGGAAACGAGCATTCGGCAAGCTCTCATGCCGGTCACCAACGCACTTGCCA ATCAAGAACAATCGACCGAGCCGGAAGAGAACGTCACGGACATGTCGCAGTTGTATCAAATATTTCCCGACGAAGTATTGGGTTCCGGTCAGTTCGGCATCGTGTATGGAGGAGCGCACCGTAAAACCGGGCGCGCGGTAGCGATCAAGGTGATCGATAAGTTGCGTTTTCCTACGAAGCAAGAGGCACAATTGAAGAACGAAGTGGCGATATTGCAGAATCTCTCGCACAGTGGAGTAGTGAATCTCGAAAGAATGTTCGAGACACCGGAAAGAATATTCGTCGTAATGGAGAAGTTGAAAGGCGACATGTTGGAGATGATATTGAATTCGGAGCGGGGAAGATTGAGTGAGCGAATAACGAAATTTCTCATAACACAAATTCTTGTAGCGTTGAAACATTTGCACAGCAAAAACATCGTGCACTGTGATCTGAAGCCGGAGAATGTGCTGCTGAGCAGTAACAGCGATTTCACGCAAGTGAAGCTGTGCGATTTTGGCTTCGCAAGGATAATTGGTGAGAAAAGTTTTCGCCGAAGCGTCGTCGGCACACCGGCTTATTTGGCGCCTGAAGTTTTACGCAACAAAGGATACAACCGTTCGCTCGATATGTGGAGCGTCGGCGTAATCGTTTACGTCTCGCTCAGTGGAACTTTTCCATtcaacgaggacgaggacaTTAACGAACAAATACAAAACGCCGGCTTCATGTATCCCCCGAATCCGTGGAAAGAAATATCCTCCGATGCTATCGATCTGATAAACAATTTGCTTCAAGTTAAACAGAGAAAACGTTACACCGTTGACAAAAGTTTGCAGCACGTTTGGCTCCAGGATTATCAAACTTGGTGCGATTTGAGACAACTCGAGGTACAAGTTGGCACGCGCTATTTGACCCACGAAAGCGATGATCCCCGATGGATGGCTTACGCCGGTCAGCGTACATGA
- the PKD gene encoding serine/threonine-protein kinase D1 isoform X2 translates to MEGPEVTFLFQFGLLRDTVSVEASALTLKTLKEYACDFINTKCPDHGLTQLFERLLLFKHDYSSTNILQLITNATEVVDETLVEIVLTAQVPSEEVVIRPHALTVHSYKVPTFCDFCGEMLFGLVRQGLKCEGCGMNYHKRCVIKIPNNCLQDANQRRRSSTLLNVPRSPSQGSTSSLISASDDNQSVSTTNTTSQNNSTLLIPAIVTPKQSRSPSLGGRPVWVERELATRIKIPHTFVVHTYTRPTVCGLCKKLLRGLFKQGLQCKDCQYNAHKKCVEKIPKDCTGENPKDAGGAEYPDSDVGSEHEGRFDGRNEDGDGDSDAESPPRPSQLSYACEENKINGETDLVPIRDDASSDDSRKSRPSSSSPSNNIPLMRIVQSVKHTKRRGSKVLKEGWMVHFTNRDRTKRRHYWRLDSKSITLFQSDSGSKYYREIPLAEILGIETARSPLTPESTHCFELRTANVDYYVGEEGGAGVGGQIPAPESGVGAHLARTWETSIRQALMPVTNALANQEQSTEPEENVTDMSQLYQIFPDEVLGSGQFGIVYGGAHRKTGRAVAIKVIDKLRFPTKQEAQLKNEVAILQNLSHSGVVNLERMFETPERIFVVMEKLKGDMLEMILNSERGRLSERITKFLITQILVALKHLHSKNIVHCDLKPENVLLSSNSDFTQVKLCDFGFARIIGEKSFRRSVVGTPAYLAPEVLRNKGYNRSLDMWSVGVIVYVSLSGTFPFNEDEDINEQIQNAGFMYPPNPWKEISSDAIDLINNLLQVKQRKRYTVDKSLQHVWLQDYQTWCDLRQLEVQVGTRYLTHESDDPRWMAYAGQRT, encoded by the exons atggaGGGACCAGAAGTAacgtttctctttcaatttggTCTCCTTCGAGACACAGTTAGCGTGGAGGCTAGTGCCTTAACGTTAAAAACCCTCAAGGAATATGCCTGTGATTTCATAAACACCAAATGTCCGGACCACGGCTTGACTCAGCTGTTTGAAAGACTGCTGTTGTTCAAACATGATTACAGTTCAACTAATATACTTCAGCTTATAACAAATGCCACGGAAGTCGTTGACGAGACGCTGGTTGAAATTGTTTTGACCG CCCAAGTGCCAAGCGAAGAAGTAGTAATACGTCCCCACGCTCTGACGGTGCATTCCTATAAGGTGCCAACATTTTGTGACTTTTGCGGTGAGATGCTTTTCGGGCTTGTGCGACAAGGTCTTAAGTGTGAAGGATGCGGAATGAACTATCACAAAAGATGCGTTATTAAGATACCGAACAACTGTTTGCAAGATGCAAACCAAAGAAGACGGAGCTCAACGCTATTGAACGTGCCACGTTCACCGAGTCAGGGTTCCACAAGCAGTTTGATAAGCGCTAGCGACGACAATCAGAGTGTGAGCACAACGAATACTACGAGCCAGAACAACAGCACATTG CTCATTCCGGCGATCGTAACACCGAAACAGTCCCGATCTCCGTCACTGGGTGGCCGGCCAGTTTGGGTCGAGCGCGAGCTTGCAACGCGGATTAAGATTCCTCACACATTTGTTGTTCATACTTACACGAGACCAACGGTTTGTGGACTGTGCAAAAAGCTCCTACGTGGTCTGTTCAAACAGGGATTGCAGTGCAAAGATTGTCAGTATAACGCACACAAAAAATGCGTTGAAAAGATACCGAAGGATTGCACGGGAGAGAATCCCAAGGACGCGGGCG GAGCCGAGTACCCTGACAGCGATGTGGGAAGCGAGCACGAAGGGAGATTCGACGGTAGAAATGAGGACGGCGATGGCGACAGTGACGCAGAATCCCCACCGCGACCTTCCCAACTTTCCTACGCgtgtgaagaaaataaaattaacggGGAAACG GATTTAGTGCCAATCCGGGACGACGCATCGTCCGACGATTCTCGCAAATCCCGCCCATCCAG CTCGAGTCCAAGCAACAACATTCCACTTATGCGAATCGTTCAGAGTGTCAAGCACACAAAAAGACGCGGCTCAAAAGTTCTCAAGGAAGGATGGATGGTCCATTTCACTAATCGCGATCGCACG aaGCGGAGACATTACTGGCGTTTGGATTCGAAATCGATAACGCTCTTCCAAAGTGATAGCGGATCAAAGTATTACAGAGAAATACCTCTCGCTGAAATATTGGGTATCGAAACCGCGAGGTCACCGCTCACTC CGGAGTCAACGCACTGTTTTGAGCTACGAACTGCAAATGTTGATTACTACGTTGGGGAAGAAGGTGGGGCTGGAGTCGGTGGCCAAATTCCTGCCCCTGAGAGCGGAGTTGGCGCTCATTTGGCGAGAACGTGGGAAACGAGCATTCGGCAAGCTCTCATGCCGGTCACCAACGCACTTGCCA ATCAAGAACAATCGACCGAGCCGGAAGAGAACGTCACGGACATGTCGCAGTTGTATCAAATATTTCCCGACGAAGTATTGGGTTCCGGTCAGTTCGGCATCGTGTATGGAGGAGCGCACCGTAAAACCGGGCGCGCGGTAGCGATCAAGGTGATCGATAAGTTGCGTTTTCCTACGAAGCAAGAGGCACAATTGAAGAACGAAGTGGCGATATTGCAGAATCTCTCGCACAGTGGAGTAGTGAATCTCGAAAGAATGTTCGAGACACCGGAAAGAATATTCGTCGTAATGGAGAAGTTGAAAGGCGACATGTTGGAGATGATATTGAATTCGGAGCGGGGAAGATTGAGTGAGCGAATAACGAAATTTCTCATAACACAAATTCTTGTAGCGTTGAAACATTTGCACAGCAAAAACATCGTGCACTGTGATCTGAAGCCGGAGAATGTGCTGCTGAGCAGTAACAGCGATTTCACGCAAGTGAAGCTGTGCGATTTTGGCTTCGCAAGGATAATTGGTGAGAAAAGTTTTCGCCGAAGCGTCGTCGGCACACCGGCTTATTTGGCGCCTGAAGTTTTACGCAACAAAGGATACAACCGTTCGCTCGATATGTGGAGCGTCGGCGTAATCGTTTACGTCTCGCTCAGTGGAACTTTTCCATtcaacgaggacgaggacaTTAACGAACAAATACAAAACGCCGGCTTCATGTATCCCCCGAATCCGTGGAAAGAAATATCCTCCGATGCTATCGATCTGATAAACAATTTGCTTCAAGTTAAACAGAGAAAACGTTACACCGTTGACAAAAGTTTGCAGCACGTTTGGCTCCAGGATTATCAAACTTGGTGCGATTTGAGACAACTCGAGGTACAAGTTGGCACGCGCTATTTGACCCACGAAAGCGATGATCCCCGATGGATGGCTTACGCCGGTCAGCGTACATGA
- the LOC122411512 gene encoding uncharacterized protein isoform X1, translating to MFHKIVLIYLVFVIVQKTTIAEWVEVPQFSDNNRVYRIPFTKYDRGHKHSLDNRDGPKINGYGNASGADEHFREKFKQPHGVLATTVSALNVIETSEIFTTPKSLFAADSTRVIITNARVKGDQSGGVETEEEPSVTVPTTYSNDKIILEGDQPFEASFDKTEENISEPEVDDTEKKHSFMTFIPIELFRKVHAILQSQSTSVEGKIHFLQNFEKTLLSEIENRLVPVFNPVRKKRESRGDHGWDDHEKGVAFPSLEGALMTIAFLTFAVYLVQLVMVIGDVFFFHSFFLSDDNNRNIFVSKLLFRNLGNNGTNTGTATVLFNRNRRSTDQLTEDTARILEYLEEFAKKKNSQ from the exons ATGTTTCATAAAATTGTATTAATATATTTGGTTTTTGTAATCGTGCAGAAAACAACGATCGCCGAGTGGGTCGAAGTTCCTCAGTTTTCGGACAACAACAGAGTCTACCGAATCCCATTCACCAAGTACGATCGTGGACACAAACACTCTTTGGACAATCGCGATGGACCTAAAATCAACGGATATGGAAACGCGAGCGGTGCGGATGAGCATTTTCGAGAAAAGTTCAAACAGCCGCATGGAGTTTTAGCGACGACTGTGTCCGCTTTGAACGTCATTGAAACTTCGGAAATATTTACGACGCCAAAAAGTCTTTTTGCGGCGGACAGCACTCGGGTTATAATAACGAATGCTCGTGTCAAAGGGGACCAATCCGGAGGTGTCGAAACTGAAGAGGAACCGAGTGTTACGGTTCCAACGACTTATTCCAACGACAAAATCATCCTCGAAGGTGACCAACCCTTCGAAGCCTCTTTCGACAAAACCGAGGAAAATATCTCCGAACCGGAAGTTGACGATACTGAGAAAAAGCACAGTTTCATGACCTTCATACCCATTGAATTGTTCCGAAAAGTTCACGCCATTCTTCAATCTCAATCCACTAGCGTCGAggggaaaattcattttctacaaaattttgaaaaaactcttCTCAGTGAAATCG aaaaccGACTCGTACCGGTTTTTAATCCTGTAAGAAAAAAGCGCGAATCTCGAGGCGATCACGGATGGGACGATCACGAGAAGGGCGTTGCCTTCCCCTCACTCGAGGGTGCCTTAATGACGATTGCTTTCTTAACCTTTGCTGTCTATCTCGTCCAATTAGTTATGGTAATTggagatgtttttttttttcactcatttttcctATCAGACGACAACAATcggaatatttttgtttcaaagTTGCTGTTCCGTAATTTGGGCAACAATGGGACGAATACGGGAACGGCGACGGTTTTGTTCAACAGAAACAGAAGATCGACTGACCAATTGACGGAGGATACCGCGAGAATACTCGAATATCTTGAGGaatttgctaaaaaaaaaaattcacaataa